In the Helianthus annuus cultivar XRQ/B chromosome 11, HanXRQr2.0-SUNRISE, whole genome shotgun sequence genome, one interval contains:
- the LOC110892046 gene encoding 2S seed storage protein-like encodes MANLTIIALTLAALVAFDTAHTTIITTTIEDENPISEQRQCSQRLQGQRLNQCRMFLMKGQINDEEYFPQMAKPEEVILQYCCQELQNIEEPCQCEAVKRVYRDVKQQLQQQQGPHFGPFGFQKIQKSKQKAQVLPNLCNLHSKQCQIGTIEGSNRFRIPF; translated from the coding sequence ATGGCAAACCTAACAATTATCGCTCTCACCTTAGCCGCCCTTGTAGCCTTCGATACCGCCCACacaaccatcatcaccaccaccattgaAGACGAGAACCCGATCTCCGAACAAAGGCAGTGTAGCCAACGCTTACAGGGACAACGGTTGAACCAGTGTCGCATGTTCCTCATGAAGGGCCAGATTAATGACGAAGAATACTTCCCTCAGATGGCGAAACCGGAGGAAGTCATCCTGCAGTACTGCTGCCAAGAGCTCCAAAACATCGAAGAACCGTGCCAATGTGAGGCGGTTAAGCGGGTGTACCGAGATGTCAAGCAGCAGCTGCAGCAACAACAGGGACCGCATTTTGGACCCTTCGGTTTTCAGAAGATACAAAAGTCGAAGCAGAAGGCTCAGGTGCTCCCTAACCTATGCAACCTTCATTCAAAACAATGCCAAATTGGAACGATAGAGGGAAGCAACCGGTTTCGAATCCCCTTTTAA